The Garra rufa chromosome 20, GarRuf1.0, whole genome shotgun sequence genome contains the following window.
GCTCATACACCTTAAAAAATACTGGGTTAAAtacaacccagtgctgggtgaaatatggacaaagtGATTGGTTTGTTTTGATTCAGCGGTTGGGTTAAATGCTTAAACCAACCTTCTAGGTAGTTTGATAGTTTTATGTAACTCAATAATTGttgtttaaaaatgactatatggctggcttaaaatgaatcCAAATTCCAAAGtatgaaaattaaaaatcagacacaatTATTTAAGGCattagcaataatcaaaaggtgaacatttattaataaaccattttaaaatgtttgttatttaatttttatttatttgacttatgaataaatgttattaataaacatattaataCAGTATGTTAAGTTCCAACCTACTTTGGCTTTATTTTAGGCAAGAAATGTAGTTGTTTcaaagcaatagttgagttaaataaaactacacagaaggttgggttaaacatttaatccAAATgatgggtcaaaacaacccagtcgttgtttttaacccagcattaaaggagtagttcactttccgaacaaaaatttacagataatgtactcacccccttgtcatccaagatattcatgtctttctttcttcagtcgtaaagaaatggtgttttttgaaggaaacatttcagcatttctctccatataatggacttctatggtgcccccgagtttgaacttccaaaatgcagtttaaatgcagcttcaaagggctctaaatgatcccagccgaggaagaagggtcttatctagcgaaacgatcggttctaaaaacatttacaacttatatactttttaatctcaaatgcttgtcttgctgagctagacaagatgagtatttgaggttaaaaattatataaattgtattttttttttagcaagaacccatcattttgctatataagacccttcttacctcggctgggatggtttagagccagctgaagctgcattttggaagttcaaactcgggggcaccatagaagtccattatatggagagaaatcctgaaatgttttactcaaaaaacataatttccttatgactgaaaaaggaaagacatgaacatcttggatgacaagggggtgactacattgtctgtaaattattgttctgaaagtgaactactcctttaaatggtCTGGCttgtaactttttaaaaatcattatgtGTAAAAAACCCTTCCAAAACCAAGGCCACCGAAAAAGCAGACAGGGTAGCAAAACAGAAAGAACATGTTTTAAAACGAAAcacatacataaaaatatataaaaaggcatttaatgaaatgaaaacactTCTCAAAACGTCTTTCAATGGTCATGGAACAACGAGCTGACAATAACTTCTGTTAAACTTAAGCTAGCTGTTAATAAAGAGGTACTAAGAGTAGCTTCttccattgttttactttcaAATAGTTATTTTTGAAGGCTTTACAGTAAAAACCCCTTTTAGTGTAAACAATGATCTCCACAGTAAGTCATTACGCAACTTCCTGTGTACCTGTGCCAGGTATGTGAGTTTACCTGCGGTAGCGCGGAGTTGAGCTGTCTCTGAAGCACATCTCTCTCGTGAAGCACATCCTGGAGTTTGGTCTGCGACTGGATGAGGGTCTCCTGTGTCTCCCGTAAAGACTCCAGCAGCTTATCTCTCTCATCCAACATATTCACCATCAGCTGTTCAAAATTAGACTCGGCATCCGTGCCGTTCTGAGAGCCTCTCTGGGAACTCACCGAGTCCCCCTCATTTATGGTCGGCATCACTTCACACATCATATTGCTCGGTGTTCTATGAAGTCTAAGTCAAATTAGAAattgctttgattttttttttaattcaggtttGAATTGCACTATTAATATTTAGTGCAATTTCcgtgtgttttaaaatgtaaatgcatCCTCTAATTGCACTAATTGCATCCCTGTCTAGATTCTTCACACACCTTGACCTCTCTGGTCCATGACTGTCGGCCTTTTCCGCTCTGACATGATCCACCTAGTTTGACTTGGAACTCAATGCATTTCGCTGGACGCTCATCACAGCGCTCGCCACACGCATATTCCGATTTCAGCTGATTGAACCTCGGCGCCCCTCGCTTTAACATCCACCAGTTGCCATTAACCTTTCAGAAAACGATGAAATTCGCGTCTGCCGCATCCTCCAGATCCCTCtgccaccatcatcatcatcatcatctccttGCACGGCGAGCCGAGCGAAGCGCTCCTCCCTCTACGAGCTCATTCCCGCTTGGAACACAGCGATTCCGCTATCTCCACAAACATTCGCGcatgttttaaaatagaaatgcaCGACGCTTTGGTGGTCGTCAAGGTTAAACGTCTCCCACGTCGTCGGCGAAAATCATATCCACCCGGCGTGGCTCTGGAAAGCTCGTCCAAACAGCGTAAAATCGGAGTTCCTCACATCAGCACCACGCGACTACATGACTGTCATGCACGAGACGCCAGTGTGAGAAATGGTGTCACGCACAGCGCCCTCTGGCGGCAGGCAGCTTCATAGAAACGACGGACCTATCAAGAAGAGCCAATATATttattttggtaacattttacaataaggttaatCAGTTAACTAAGGATGAGCAATACTTCTACAGAATTTATTAaccttaatgttaatttcagcatttaccaatgcaatattaaaatcacaagttgtgttcgttaacattagttaatgcactgtgagctAACTTCAACAATggatgactgtatttttattaactcacgttaacaaagattaataaacagtgtaataaatgtattgttcattgttcgttcatgttagttaatacgttaactgttaacaaatgacaacttattgtaaagtgatatattttttaatcaaaactcCCCAGAAGTTAAACACATCTCGTTATATTTTGCAGAAAATCTCATATTTCTATAATTCTTAAATGTCGTTTTTGAGTACCGTTTActcattttaataattatatataggctatttaaaaaaaaaaaaaaagtcacttttgCTTTATCTGCATGGAGGTTCTTTGCAGCTAATACTTTCTTGACCAGAATAATTAAATAAGAGATAAAAAGACCAcaactctgaggaaaaaagaaaatataaaagaagagacaaataaataaaacaatattttctcaaataaaaaaaataatttaaacctAATGTTTCTGATTCCTTAATGCaaaactaatttttatttttaatcaaatgtgctTACAACAGCCTTATGAAGAATTATTAACGTATGTTATgacaaaaatgattttttcgaAGTTCGAAGACTTTTGATTGTTTAAAGAGATTCTCCAGTatatttagggctgtcaaatgattaattgcgttttaatcacaattaatcacataCGAAATAAAAGTTTATGCTTACAtactatataaatacacacacacacacgtatatattaatattataaggaaaaatatgttagatttataaataaaatttcaattttttatgtgtaatttaaattatatacaagtttaaatatgtatacatataaataggctatattttttaaacatatacatttatttactaaATTATTTGTACGATTCTCGCTactttaagacattttaaacaataaaaaaagaaaaagctgagAAGAGTCAGAATATCATATTCTATTATTCTTAAACATTACTCATTTTTTAATAAGAAAAAggttataaaatacatttagccTAGCCACATTTGCTGTTATTTATATGGAAGTTTTTTCTTGACCAGAAATTATTCataaatggataaataaataagagggggaaaaaaagaaagaaaaatcaacaatatTTCCCCAAATATTCCTGTAAAGcgaaccatttttatttttaatcaggtGTGTATACAACAATCTTTTGTAGAATATTTTAATGCATCTCATgaatcttgtaaaaaaaaaaaatagaacatcTAAAACTAGAACATCATTCCGTTCGAATTCCATACGACTTTTCTCAAGgttcaattgtttttttttattgtttaaagagATTCTTCAGTATATTCATTTGTAGGCCTATTATTCTCGGCTCTACAAGACActtcaaacaaaaaaaacaaaaacagctgagaTTACGTCATGGTTTGTCGTTTTAAACGTAACCATTTATTTCTGAAGCCTGAGGTTATGAATATACACCGTCTGATTGGACGAACCCTCTCACATATGATTTCTGCGTCCAATTAGCGCCCAGTCTGGTGACTCGTTTGCTTTCAGAGATCTCGCGAGAATGTGCGCGACCTTGAACGTCAGTTCCATGATGGCTGAAGATCCTGGAGGAGCTTTCTTTAATTTCACCCTCATTTTTATCGGTTTTTCGTTACCTCTGCTGGAAAGATGGCAGGGCACACAGCCTCGATAAACGGCCATAGACCTCCGCTGTCGTCATGCCCAAGAAAGGGAACCGAAAACGGCTGAAGTTTAAAGCCGGGGATGTTTGCTCAGAGTCAGGTAAGTTAGTAGCAGAGCGAGGCGGGCTGGTGTTATGATGCGTGTTCCGTAACAGCCAAAGTCCATTTTTATGTTATCTTAACAACTTGTGTGCCTTCATATTTTCTTACAGTAACTGTGGCTGACTATGCCAACGCCGATCCCGCCATCGTGAAGTCGGGAAGAGTTAAAAAGGCGGTTGTTAATGCAATTGAAAAAGAAGGTAAAATCAGAAATATCATGTATGCAAGGAAATTTGAACATAAGAACAAAAAAACACGTTTtggtaattaataaaaatgacacaaACTTGCAAATGTTCTCTCCTGCTCCTAGAGCTTTTCAATTTCGTTTAGCTCACATACTGCTTCCTGTACTGTACAATCAcctttaattagattaattagctgattcaggtgtgtttgattaaaacCGAAATCTCCAAAAGCAGGTCTGAATAGCTGGTTCGGTTTATTTAGAAGATGGTTTTATCCAGCATGTTGAGAATACATTTCTTTAATGAGATttgatactttaaaatataaaagtactCTGATCTTTATTCTGTTTCAGTGAAATTACTCTGTGGGCTTGAGGCATCCCAGGGACCCGTGCAGGAAGTGCTCTCCTCCGCAGTTGGTGTGAGTAACGCAGCCCATGAGAGCAGTGACGAACTGGACTCGGAGGAAGGGGATGAAATCAAAGGGTCccgcaaaaagaaaaacaaaagacgCAAAGGTAACTGCACAGTGATTGGCCTAGTGACTTTTCTAATCCAGGGTCAAAAGGTTTTGGCTGACTAAAATGTTTGGGAATCCCTGTTTTAATGTGATCTGATATTATGTTTTCTTGAGTTTGTTGAGATTTTAAGCAACTCCTCTCATtacaaatgtcagaaaacagtgagAGCATCGGTGGAGAGGAGTATCCCGTTGATATTTGGCTGCTACTTGCTGCATACATTCGGCCAGAAGACGTATGCAGATTCTCTCTGATCTGCAGGAATGCTTGGACTGCCACGTGcacagctgcattttggacacaTAAAAAAGTGGGACTAAAATGACTCTtctagagtgttttcatgacgtgTCATTATtcagccatattggcagcactgaaaaTAATGCCACTTAACCGAACAAAACTtggtgattattgctgctgaaaatgatcaattattgtcatgttttgggctgtactaatcggtcagaccaggaaaaacatttggagtactatagactgccaaaagttatccAGAATCAAAGAGACGCGTGcaaaaaaaatgtctgaggaacaaaaaggcgtttgcggttggccaaactgaaccaggatttccagggcaagaatcttgacaacattcatgtctGTTCTTATTGTTTCTGGTCTggaaggtgaaatattaggctaatatcttaattaatactgctcgtatacATCTTTACTGCACCTGttcctgcttaccaagtccttctctatatgatttaacagcttccacagtAGTTTAGAGtctagacagcataaattagcagaacaacatattcaggaGTACATTAAATGTTCAATCCAACATCTGAGTATCACCAAAATGGCCGTTTATCTGTGAcacaagtgcaaaccctctattagaGTTTTCTGTGTTCAGGGAGTTTATGCATGAGACAGTTCCTcttgatgtttttttattttatttttacctttcCCCAGGCATTATAATCTTGATGCAGACCTTCCTGATCGCCTTCAACCTGATTCTATTGCAAAGATGCGTTGTCTTCGTGCCCGTGTGATTCGCTCGCTTTTTCACTTATATGAGCCCTTTAGTTTGCGGGTGTCCAAAAGCCCTCCTCTGCCTGAATCTACGCCTACCACACTTCTCAATTCCAAGGTGTGTAGATGTACTTTTGATTTTTAAACCCGTTTAATGTGAggactttttttgtgtgtgtgtgttgatgccTTTCTTGTTTCCACAGTGTTTGTTGTTTTGGGTCAACAAAGTATCTGGAAGTAGGTCAGAGACATTGTGGGAATTCAACTTCAAGTTTGTGAAACTGGTATGTTCACTACACTGTCATATAAGTAGAATATGAGAtgatttcatttgttttaattttgttggCTTTTCTTTTTCAGCCAAACAAGAGCAAAAATGGATGTGGTTTTAGTCTTCAGCTGCCCAAACAGTATAAAGATGTTCACACTAATCCAGACTCGGACTGTTATCTGCTGCGGGTCACTACTCTCAATTTCATTTTCACTTCTGTTGTGATGGGCATGACGCTAACTTTGGTGAGTGATGAGGAGACCTGTTTTGCATAATATTTTTACGTTGTAAAATACAGGAGGGTAACATGTAATTCTGCTGCTGGATCTGTAGTCTTTGGGTCattaaggctggaatacactgattttttttattatttatgtttattttggcCAAATTTTTGTCCAGATTTTCAGTCTGGATAAGTTGCCAAAACTAAGTGTTTGCAGATTTCTATGGAAGCCCCTTCTGTCactaaataaaacgttaaaaaagatgattgtgactttatatctatattcaagaaagtcagaattgtgaatttatgtctcaattctgacttcataactcacaattgagttataTCATGAAGTTGagagtcagaattacgagatatcaACTCAATTTTAACTCAAAGTTAATCTCAATTCTGaccatttcttgcaattgtgactttatatctcattattttgacttattttgagtttgtataatgaaattgagggaaaaaagtcagaattgcaagatataaactcagtttaaagaaaaagtcagatttgtgagactTTACcttacaattatgattttttttatctcccctttctgactttataactctcaattgagagtttatatctcaattctcactttatttctagcaattgcaactttataactTGCTGTTCTGACTGTATAACTTAAAATTGTTAGTTTAtctcaattctggctttaataggtcacaattgtgagttataaaaattgaggaaaaaagtcagaattgtaagatataaactaacaatttttGAGAGTGCGAGACtgcctcacaattgtgactttatctcgttattctgacgttataactcaaaattgtgagtttttatatatatatatatatatatatatatatatatatatatatatatattagtggtgggccgttatcggcgttaacgtgctgcgttaacgtgaaactcttatcgcgcgataaaaaaaatatcgccgttaatctattctcaaatttgggttgggagctgggtctaaactacgcaagctatgatgactttcaccttgatagtttaacgcggatgtataccgaagactgtagaatatggtcgcgcgtttaagtctcctccgccaaaacacagacgggatcgcgtcgtcctccattcataaaaaccgaatctactattgCGAAATGCCAcataaattcgtcgttttttggattcataaatcaaatgttggtcagtcacttaattcaaatcgcgatatggactattgtatgtgaaaactgaaatgcaaaaagaccgttttaatatgaatccgatatgttccgtttgcctagctgtatttatgaatggtggagacgcgcttttactacacgcatactgaaacacatgtgacgctcccggtaatttttggcattttcatctcacatgaacagataaactcaatctcccaaactgctgtgagtgtcacttttaccgtttcatttgagaaaactcgcatcatatcatactgtatacacagaaacttcacggcaacctgtcaaaataaaagtacggtgtaacctATTTTATACAGTCTAtgggtgtaacatgtaatgggctgggtaggtgttgacgttaaaaaaaacacaatctaatagggagaaaaaataatttcattgttagttagttagtaaacacaagtacatctaattgaacataatttattttcatcaacaaattatcatagaacagctttatgagctttatgatccattctcaaagactttaagtcattatttgggtagcacacatattctgaatgccttcagcagaattcaaattagccattttaatctagattaatctagattaattccaagattaatctagattaatctagattaaaaaaattaatctatgcccacccctaatatatatatagaattgcaagttaatatctgtATTCttgactatttcttgcaattgcgactatatcttgctattctgactataactcaaaattgtgagttctatcattttgaagaaaaaaagtcagaattgcgagatataaatgtgcaatttcaagaaaaagtcagatttgcaagactttgcctcacaattgtgactttataactcacaatttgttttctgaaaataaaagacaaaattgcgagttgtaaaTGTGCAATTATgagatgaagtcagaattgtgagattaaaaagttgcaataaccttttttatttattaatataatttagtgccagaaatgggctttcatagatATGAATCGgatatttcacaaaacaaaaacaaacgagGTGTAAGTTTGGAACACCTCACTGACAGGGTGTGATCCTCAATTGCTTAGTATACAATGCCTAGTTTTTTCTCTGTAAGAAAGTCAGCATATGTATGtatgatatgattttttttttttttttttttttttttttttataacattatatttGTAATTTGTAGTGCTAAATCTTTAGCCTGAGGCATTGTATTCTTATTTGAAAATCAGTCATAACTGATGATGCCTACCAGTCTAGACCCAGCTGAAGTTTCCACATTCCTTTTTGATGAAAGTTTTACTTATAGTGAAAATGCAAGTCATGCCGATGTAATAAATGACAATGTATCATTTTGCTTCTTTCAGTTCACCATTAATGTGAGCACAGACATGAGGCACCACAGAGTGCGCCTAGAGTTCCAGGATTCGCCAATCGTTCGAGGGAAGAAGCTTCGGGGTGAACAGGGGCTGCAGGTAGTGCTAGACCCTGTCCACAGCGTGCGCCTAATGGACTGGTGGCACCCACAGTACCCCATATCCTCTTATAATTAGAATGATGAACTCCAATCGTCTCAATTACAGAAACGTTGCAGAAGACAATTCACGCCCAATTCAACCAACCCTAAAGTCGTGGCTtggcagtcttttttttttttttctgttgaattttacactttacacTTAGTGTGCCGCTTTTTATGGACACTTTAGTTTTGATCTGGAGTCCAAACTCAAGGTCTCATAAGTTTAGTAGTCTGGGTAGCTGCCATATTTAATTTGATACAAAGTGGTCCCATGATGGAAGTACACAAGATGGAAGTCGACTCAATATGTCATGCTTCCATTTTGAACCTATGTTTTTCTGGAGTTTTTTTGCATAACAGTATCACCCTCTGAACAGACTCTGTTTTCCTCCTTTagtttttatggcaaaaatctttTCAAATTAAATATGGCATCTACTCCAGTACATGGTATGCTTTTCTTGCCCCTTGAGAGTGGTTTAGATTCAGCTTTACGTTCTAACACTTGCATAGCAGGGTTTGCATGACTCTAATCTAGACTCATATGTGATTTAATAGTCAGATGTTGTAGATTTGTTTTTCTTATTCTGTCTCTCTGCAAACTTCTAAATCGGTAAACAGGATGACCATTCAATCTAAAAATAATAAgtctctgtatttaaaaaaaaacaaaaggctGGTCAGCTCTGGAGAAGTGTAGTGTAACCCAATTTAATGCCCTTTAGCTTGGTGTTAGATTTAGGAACAAAAAGCTGATTTTACGTATTCAGTGGGGCCTTTTTGAGTTCAGATTTGCTACTGTGCATGCTTGCCTAGTTAAGTTGCGTCTGATTGACTGCATTGGTGAGGGAGTTTCTACATGTTGTagatattaaagtgtctttagtTAAGAGAATGTTATTGTTTGGGATCAAGAGGAGTTATTAAATCTATAGATAAAACCAAATTAATGTATTTCCTTATTACAATTAAATCCAGAAGTTGTGCTTTAGTGAAGtaaattctgtttatttttaaattcaaGCTTGCGTTTTGTTTTAGAATGGAAAACGGAGGCACTGATGTTTCACACTATTAAATATGGAACTCCAGTATGTTTTGTGGTTTTTGTCCTGCATTGGAAAGAATGGGATCTATACTGACACCTTGTGGGCCATTCTAAAACGGCTTTTGAACCCAAccacttttcttttttcttcagttttcatGTAGATTGAATGCAATTCT
Protein-coding sequences here:
- the tmem183a gene encoding transmembrane protein 183A; translation: MPKKGNRKRLKFKAGDVCSESVTVADYANADPAIVKSGRVKKAVVNAIEKEVKLLCGLEASQGPVQEVLSSAVGVSNAAHESSDELDSEEGDEIKGSRKKKNKRRKENSESIGGEEYPVDIWLLLAAYIRPEDVCRFSLICRNAWTATCTAAFWTHTFPRHYNLDADLPDRLQPDSIAKMRCLRARVIRSLFHLYEPFSLRVSKSPPLPESTPTTLLNSKCLLFWVNKVSGSRSETLWEFNFKFVKLPNKSKNGCGFSLQLPKQYKDVHTNPDSDCYLLRVTTLNFIFTSVVMGMTLTLFTINVSTDMRHHRVRLEFQDSPIVRGKKLRGEQGLQVVLDPVHSVRLMDWWHPQYPISSYN